Proteins from one Mesotoga infera genomic window:
- a CDS encoding DNA-directed RNA polymerase subunit beta': MPVSTYKRKVNTLQINIASPERIRGWSSGEVKKPETINYRTFKPERDGLFCEKIFGPTKDYECTCGKYKGKKYEGTICERCGVRVESKEARRRRMGHIELAAPVTHVWYLKSAPSVLSSLLNIPAKDLENIIYYGSKRVIERLYVVTNPKETDFFSGMTMYQTEYEIYTKKLDFEVEQGYKVKSPQGPVTTDIDGKVMIEKIDSNTQREMNWIIIKDETGIEKKYPTFEGSLVYVQNGDEVHKGDTLADRFLFEDEVLSATEYRVFDEYYPGKFEVETDTESDRPIVIITEIDPSVAAETGRTVGEVLIENEYEAYRELYPGKITCDYGAAAIKKLLQGMDLEELQVAIEHELKSIPKSSARALKLLRRLKYVKDFIASKNRPEWMVMDVVPVIPPDLRPMIQIEGGRFATTDLNDLYRRVINRNNRLAKLLQIGAPDIIIRNEKRMLQEAVDSLIYNGRVGKAVSDKSGRPLKSLTDLVKGKKGRFRRNLLGKRVDYSGRAVIVVGPDLKIHECGIPKRVAMELFKPFVLSKLLHGSESSKTARKLKKTIIEKEMPEAWEVLEDVIKGHPVLLNRAPTLHRISIQAFIPRLVEGNAIQLHPLVCAPFNADFDGDQMAVHVPLSAAAQAEAKFLMLSRYNVISPASGKPISMPGKDIIVGVYYLTTVDQQYEKMEKEIMGYYAQLLKDEKVTRVEARRRVREKALEWVDWKFSSTGEALMAYDTGFISLHDPILVKLDPDPTVGELTLTTVGRIIFNTIVPEKLRDYSKKFNKKAIKKLIYDCFHEYGIDRTANLLDDMMSLGFHYATYSGLTISIKDIVVYPEKDKVIAAAQKRVNQVESLYRSGFLTEEGRSQEIIRIWSDTTGDIMDKTYGEFEKCPFNPIFMMVDSGARGNIDQLKQLAGMRGLMADPSGKTIEVPIKSNFRNGLTELEFFTSTHGARKGSADTALRTSFAGYLTRRLVDVSQTITVTTPNCGTHEGIEAIELLADGVTIEKLEDFLFGRVLATDVIDPRTGKVLKNSKTGKEYSRDTMIRDEDASFLSKFSTEVDVAREDVLNLSKVTRLTSYTELNEDITLGEKSYKSGTHIGSDLLHQLKNSDLGQVKVMTYQCVGQVFVGTTVKNSNNETIIKYQEKIDELTAKKLQANETFKVLVRPSIKVRSVLTCESDNGVCAMCYGMDLSNHEIVNVGESVGVIAAQSIGEPGTQLTMRTFHTGGIATGQDITRGLPRAEELFEARKKLKDPEALFIEKDDGGFVKDLVSDEKGRRKVYVETKDGRISEYDLSSAIKPKIEIGDKVVEGEAITTGTVRPRKLMEKLGLVQTALYLLTEIKRVYAEQGVEIHDKHFELIIRQMLSKVELTDPGDTDFLPGDLLDIVEVRKINKTIEEANSKVQENREYVMDKRLARRVLGEDADGKIQKIASEGEPITEELLGKILKSGVKQISIYDVEEDQYQKLIEDLNPDTVIPEKRVQIMPKDLMKFKRKLLRITKASLESEGWLSAASFQQTPQILTEASVAGKCDYLLGLKENVIVGQLIPAGTGLDMYANLQIEEAAVSAQFEEEELA; the protein is encoded by the coding sequence ATGCCTGTGAGCACGTATAAAAGAAAAGTCAACACTCTCCAGATAAACATCGCCTCGCCGGAGAGAATTAGAGGCTGGTCGAGCGGTGAGGTAAAGAAACCGGAGACGATCAATTACCGCACTTTCAAGCCCGAAAGAGATGGACTCTTCTGCGAGAAGATTTTCGGACCGACCAAAGACTACGAATGTACTTGCGGAAAGTACAAGGGCAAGAAGTACGAGGGCACCATCTGTGAAAGGTGTGGAGTGAGGGTCGAGTCCAAAGAGGCCAGAAGAAGAAGAATGGGTCACATCGAACTGGCTGCGCCAGTTACACACGTCTGGTACCTGAAGAGCGCGCCGAGCGTTCTCTCTTCTCTTCTGAACATACCGGCCAAAGATCTGGAAAACATAATCTATTATGGCTCCAAAAGAGTCATCGAAAGGCTTTATGTCGTTACCAACCCGAAAGAAACCGATTTCTTCTCGGGCATGACGATGTATCAGACCGAATACGAGATATACACCAAGAAACTGGATTTCGAAGTGGAACAGGGTTACAAGGTCAAATCTCCTCAGGGTCCCGTTACTACAGATATAGATGGGAAGGTAATGATCGAAAAAATCGATAGCAATACGCAGAGAGAGATGAACTGGATAATCATCAAGGATGAGACCGGTATCGAGAAGAAGTATCCCACCTTCGAGGGTTCTCTGGTTTACGTTCAGAACGGGGATGAAGTTCACAAGGGAGACACTCTGGCCGATCGCTTTCTCTTCGAAGATGAGGTCCTTTCTGCGACAGAGTATAGAGTTTTCGACGAATACTATCCCGGGAAGTTCGAGGTGGAAACGGACACAGAGAGCGACAGGCCGATAGTGATAATCACCGAGATCGATCCATCCGTCGCTGCAGAGACCGGCAGAACGGTGGGCGAGGTGCTCATCGAGAACGAGTACGAGGCTTACAGGGAGCTATATCCGGGAAAGATCACCTGCGATTACGGTGCGGCTGCGATAAAAAAGCTGCTTCAGGGAATGGATCTCGAGGAGTTGCAGGTAGCGATCGAACACGAGTTGAAGTCCATACCCAAGAGCAGCGCGAGAGCTCTCAAGCTTCTTAGAAGACTGAAGTACGTAAAAGACTTCATAGCCTCCAAGAACAGGCCTGAGTGGATGGTGATGGACGTTGTACCCGTCATCCCGCCCGATCTGCGCCCCATGATTCAGATCGAAGGCGGAAGGTTCGCCACTACCGATCTCAACGATCTGTACCGAAGGGTTATAAACAGAAACAACCGTCTTGCTAAACTCTTGCAGATCGGAGCCCCTGACATAATAATCAGAAACGAGAAGAGGATGCTCCAGGAGGCCGTCGATTCGCTCATATATAACGGAAGGGTTGGAAAGGCCGTATCCGACAAATCGGGAAGGCCCCTTAAATCTCTGACAGATCTGGTCAAAGGAAAGAAGGGAAGGTTCAGGAGAAATCTCCTCGGTAAGCGAGTCGATTATTCCGGTAGAGCCGTTATCGTTGTAGGGCCGGATCTGAAGATTCACGAATGTGGAATCCCCAAGAGAGTAGCGATGGAGTTGTTCAAACCCTTCGTTCTCTCCAAGTTGCTTCATGGTAGCGAGTCGAGTAAGACCGCAAGAAAGCTCAAGAAAACGATAATAGAGAAGGAAATGCCTGAGGCCTGGGAAGTGCTCGAAGACGTAATAAAAGGACATCCCGTGCTTCTAAATAGAGCTCCCACGCTCCACAGGATCTCGATTCAGGCCTTCATACCCAGACTGGTCGAAGGAAACGCCATACAGCTTCACCCATTGGTTTGCGCTCCGTTCAACGCCGATTTCGACGGAGACCAGATGGCCGTACACGTGCCACTTTCTGCCGCTGCCCAGGCGGAAGCGAAGTTCCTTATGCTCAGCCGCTACAACGTCATTTCACCGGCCAGTGGCAAACCGATCTCGATGCCGGGAAAGGACATAATAGTCGGGGTTTACTATCTCACGACCGTCGATCAGCAGTACGAGAAGATGGAAAAAGAAATAATGGGTTACTACGCTCAACTGTTGAAGGATGAGAAAGTAACCAGAGTCGAGGCGAGGAGAAGGGTCAGAGAAAAAGCGCTTGAGTGGGTGGATTGGAAGTTTTCCTCGACAGGCGAAGCTCTCATGGCCTACGATACAGGTTTCATATCTCTGCACGATCCTATATTGGTCAAACTGGACCCCGATCCCACGGTCGGTGAACTCACACTCACAACGGTCGGAAGAATAATCTTCAACACGATCGTGCCAGAGAAGTTGAGAGACTATTCGAAGAAGTTCAACAAGAAGGCAATAAAGAAACTCATCTACGACTGTTTCCACGAATACGGGATAGACAGAACGGCCAACCTTCTCGACGACATGATGTCGCTGGGTTTCCACTACGCCACTTACTCCGGTCTGACAATCTCGATAAAAGACATAGTCGTCTATCCGGAAAAAGACAAAGTGATCGCCGCTGCCCAAAAGAGGGTCAACCAGGTCGAGAGTCTCTACAGATCGGGCTTTTTGACCGAAGAGGGCAGGAGTCAAGAGATAATCCGTATCTGGTCGGATACTACGGGCGATATCATGGACAAGACCTACGGTGAATTCGAGAAGTGCCCCTTCAACCCGATATTTATGATGGTCGATTCAGGTGCAAGAGGAAACATAGACCAGCTAAAGCAACTGGCCGGGATGAGAGGATTGATGGCAGATCCTTCAGGAAAGACCATAGAAGTTCCGATAAAGTCGAACTTCAGAAACGGTTTGACTGAACTCGAATTCTTCACCTCGACGCACGGTGCCAGAAAGGGTTCTGCCGACACTGCCTTGAGAACCTCATTCGCAGGTTATCTGACCAGGAGACTGGTCGATGTCTCTCAGACGATAACCGTTACGACGCCCAACTGCGGCACTCATGAAGGAATCGAAGCGATCGAACTTTTGGCCGACGGTGTCACGATAGAGAAACTGGAGGACTTCCTCTTTGGAAGGGTTCTAGCAACCGACGTGATTGACCCCAGAACCGGCAAGGTGCTGAAGAACTCAAAAACGGGTAAGGAGTATTCGCGAGATACCATGATAAGAGACGAGGACGCCTCCTTCCTCTCGAAATTCAGCACGGAGGTCGATGTGGCACGCGAGGACGTTCTGAACCTGTCCAAGGTGACCAGATTGACGAGCTACACAGAGCTCAATGAGGATATAACGCTCGGAGAGAAGTCTTACAAATCCGGTACCCACATCGGCAGCGATCTTCTTCACCAGCTAAAGAACTCCGATCTCGGACAAGTGAAAGTGATGACCTATCAGTGTGTCGGACAGGTGTTCGTAGGTACTACTGTGAAGAACAGCAACAATGAAACTATAATCAAATACCAGGAAAAGATAGATGAACTGACCGCCAAGAAACTTCAGGCAAACGAAACCTTTAAAGTCCTCGTGAGACCGTCAATCAAGGTGAGATCGGTTCTGACCTGTGAGTCCGACAACGGCGTCTGTGCGATGTGCTATGGTATGGACCTTTCCAACCATGAGATCGTGAATGTCGGTGAGTCCGTAGGAGTCATTGCGGCTCAATCGATCGGCGAACCCGGTACACAGCTGACTATGAGAACCTTCCACACCGGAGGTATCGCAACAGGACAGGATATAACCAGAGGTCTTCCAAGGGCCGAAGAGCTTTTCGAAGCCAGAAAGAAACTTAAGGATCCCGAGGCCCTCTTCATAGAAAAGGACGACGGAGGCTTCGTAAAAGATCTTGTGTCCGACGAAAAGGGGAGACGCAAGGTTTACGTCGAGACAAAAGATGGCCGTATCAGCGAGTACGATCTCTCATCGGCCATCAAGCCGAAGATAGAGATAGGCGATAAAGTCGTCGAAGGAGAAGCGATAACTACCGGAACCGTCAGACCAAGGAAACTCATGGAGAAGCTCGGCCTGGTTCAAACGGCCCTCTATCTCCTAACAGAGATCAAGAGGGTCTACGCAGAACAGGGCGTCGAAATACACGACAAGCATTTCGAGCTGATAATAAGACAGATGCTCTCGAAGGTCGAGCTCACAGACCCCGGAGATACCGATTTCCTGCCAGGCGATCTTCTGGACATAGTAGAGGTTAGAAAGATAAACAAGACGATTGAAGAGGCCAACAGTAAGGTTCAGGAAAACAGAGAGTATGTTATGGACAAGAGACTTGCCAGAAGGGTTCTGGGAGAAGATGCCGATGGGAAGATTCAGAAAATCGCTTCCGAAGGTGAGCCGATAACCGAAGAACTTCTTGGCAAGATCCTCAAGAGCGGTGTCAAGCAGATCTCGATATACGATGTCGAAGAGGATCAATACCAAAAGTTGATCGAAGATCTGAATCCGGACACCGTTATTCCCGAGAAAAGGGTGCAGATAATGCCAAAAGATCTCATGAAGTTCAAGAGGAAGCTCCTGCGAATAACCAAAGCCTCTCTGGAAAGTGAAGGTTGGCTATCTGCTGCATCGTTCCAGCAAACACCGCAGATTCTTACAGAGGCCTCTGTGGCCGGCAAATGTGACTATCTACTCGGTCTTAAAGAGAACGTGATAGTGGGACAGTTGATACCGGCCGGAACCGGTCTCGACATGTATGCGAATCTGCAGATCGAAGAAGCGGCCGTCTCTGCACAGTTCGAAGAAGAAGAGTTGGCCTGA